The window ACGGCGGCGTGAAACTCAACAAAAAGGACTTTGTGCCCAATAAATCGCTGTTTTCCATCATCGATGCCATGCCGATGCGGCAAAGGGAAATGCGGGAAAAGAAATGAATTGAAATACGCGAAATAGTCATAGCATCAATTGCTGAAATCCTGCTTCTCCCGGGGTGAATTTCCAAATAAAAACCCGATGGGCTCGAGTCCTACACTATTTTGTGAAATAATCTTGACCATGGCGAATATGGGCACAAATAATACCATTCCTGCTATACCCCAGATCAACCCGCCTGTGATCACCGCCAAAATAACGATCAACGGATTCAGTTTCACTTCCTTGCCAATGATCAGGGGCTCCAGCACGTAACTCTCTACCAGTTGTATGGTGATAATCAGCAGCGTGAAGGCCAAAACACTGGCGATGCTGTCAAAGAATATGAAGGAGAAGACAATGGGGATCAATCCACTTACAAAAGGTCCCAGGTAAGGAATGATGGTGATGATGGTAGCAAACACAACAAGGAGCACGGCGTATGGAAGATCAAAAATCGCAAAGGAAACATAATACATCACGGCCAGTACCGCCATAACCTGTGCCCTACCCCACAAATAACTGACAACCACTTTGTTGACTTTGCTGAGTATTTCATCGGCATTGGTATGCTTATCCCGGGGGATATAGATCATAATAAAATCATAGATCCTCCTTCTGTATAACAGGAACAAAATGACATACAGCAGTACAATCAATAAATCGATGATCGAGTTTATAAAGCCGCTGATAAACTGCGTTACGAAGTTTTCTATCTTGGTGAGCAATCCTTCTGATCGGTCCTGCCAGATATCACTCTGTCTCTCAAGGGAAAGGTCGGTAACAGCCGCGATTTTGTCCTGGACATCCTTAATAAAGGATTTCAGTTCACTTCCAAAGGAAGAGATCTCCAATGCAAAATTATTCAGCTGAAACACAAGAAGGGTTAAAATAGCACCTATAACAATGAACAAAACGAATGTGCTGATGATGGAGGCAAATATCCGGTGCATCCCTTTCTTCTCTAAAAAATCACAGAAAGGCGTCATCAGGGATGCCAGCAGAATACCAAAAACGATCGGTTTGAGGAATGGCGACCCATAATGCAAAACCGCCACACTCAGTACCGCGAATAAAAGAATCTTATTGATTTTTGTGAGCCGATCCATCTTTTGCCTGTTTTACATCAACACAAATTTAGGTTATTCGTTTGGTTTTCTGGAATAATTTCTTCAAAATGTGCGCTTCCGTCACAAAAAAACAAAGCCACCCTGACTTGTTCAAGGTGGCTTTGATAAAAAAGATTCGACCGAAACCTATTTCGTGTATTTTTTGGATTCAATCACCGTGGCATCGCCATTGCTGTTCTCAGAGGAAGCCTGACCAAACATATAGTATATGTCGGTATTGACCACACTCAGCCCTGCCGGATCCATGCCGCCGGTGAAATCATCGGAGATGGTTTTCCAATCGTTCCCGTCATAGACATTGACAAAGGGATATATAACACTTTGCGATTCATATTTGATGCTGGTCAGCACCACGTTCCCATCTGGGTCAACAGCTATGGCCAGGGGATCTACGAACCATTGTGATTGTGATGAAACCAGGCTCTCTGCAGATGA of the Bacteroidales bacterium genome contains:
- a CDS encoding AI-2E family transporter encodes the protein MDRLTKINKILLFAVLSVAVLHYGSPFLKPIVFGILLASLMTPFCDFLEKKGMHRIFASIISTFVLFIVIGAILTLLVFQLNNFALEISSFGSELKSFIKDVQDKIAAVTDLSLERQSDIWQDRSEGLLTKIENFVTQFISGFINSIIDLLIVLLYVILFLLYRRRIYDFIMIYIPRDKHTNADEILSKVNKVVVSYLWGRAQVMAVLAVMYYVSFAIFDLPYAVLLVVFATIITIIPYLGPFVSGLIPIVFSFIFFDSIASVLAFTLLIITIQLVESYVLEPLIIGKEVKLNPLIVILAVITGGLIWGIAGMVLFVPIFAMVKIISQNSVGLEPIGFLFGNSPREKQDFSN